TCTCGCCGTGGCCAACGTGCCAGCCGAGGCGGCTGGACCGCAATCGGTGGCAGATCTCGCGGAGCGCCTGTCGGGCGCGGTCGTCAACATTTCGACCACCCAGAAGCTCGAAGGGCGGGAAGCGGTGCCCATGCCCGACCTGCCGCCGAACTCTCCCTTCCGGGAGTTCTTCGAGGAGTTCTTCAACCGGCAGCAGCCGAACGGGTTGCCTGAGCGCGAGCGTCAGGCGAGCTCCCTGGGTTCCGGGTTCGTGATCGATCCGGAAGGCTACGTGGTGACCAACAACCACGTGATCACCGGCGCGGACAAGATCCAGGTCAATTTCGCCGACGGGCGCAACCTCGACGCCGAGGTGGTGGGCCGCGACTCCAAGACCGACCTGGCGCTGCTGCGCGTCAAGCCGACGAGCCCACTCCAGGCGGTGGAGCTCGGCGATTCGGACAGAGTGCGGGTGGGCGACTGGGTCATGGCCATCGGCAATCCTTTCGGCCTCGGGGGCTCGGTTACCTTGGGCATCGTCTCGGCGCGCAACCGCGACATCAGGGCCGGGCCCTATGACGACTTCATCCAGACGGATGCCGCCATAAACCGAGGCAATTCCGGCGGTCCGCTGTTCGATATGGAAGGCAGGGTGATCGGCATCAACAGCGCCATCATCTCGCCGACCGGCGGCTCGATCGGCATTGGCTTCGCTATCCCGTCCAGCACCGCCAAGAGCGTGCTGGCACAGCTGCGGGCCTATGGCGAAGTGCGCCGCGGCTGGCTGGGCGTGCGGATCCAGACGGTGACGGACGAGATCGCGGAGAGCCTCGGGCTGAGCAACAGCGAGGGGGCTCTGGTCGCCGAGGTGACGCCGGGCGGCCCCGCCGCCGCTGCCGGAATCGAGGCGGGCGACGTCATCCTCGAGTTCGACGGAAAGCCGGTGACGGCCATGCGCAACCTGCCGCGCATCGTCGCCAATACGGAGATCAACAAGCAGGTCCCGGTCGTTGTCATGCGCAATGGCGAGCGCAAGACCATCAATGTGGTCGTCGGGGACCTGAACCAAGGGGAGCCCGATCAGGCCACGGACGATGAAGCGGAG
This window of the Rhodoligotrophos defluvii genome carries:
- a CDS encoding DegQ family serine endoprotease, which codes for MVLAVANVPAEAAGPQSVADLAERLSGAVVNISTTQKLEGREAVPMPDLPPNSPFREFFEEFFNRQQPNGLPERERQASSLGSGFVIDPEGYVVTNNHVITGADKIQVNFADGRNLDAEVVGRDSKTDLALLRVKPTSPLQAVELGDSDRVRVGDWVMAIGNPFGLGGSVTLGIVSARNRDIRAGPYDDFIQTDAAINRGNSGGPLFDMEGRVIGINSAIISPTGGSIGIGFAIPSSTAKSVLAQLRAYGEVRRGWLGVRIQTVTDEIAESLGLSNSEGALVAEVTPGGPAAAAGIEAGDVILEFDGKPVTAMRNLPRIVANTEINKQVPVVVMRNGERKTINVVVGDLNQGEPDQATDDEAEEPEDTPAPQSESVASLGLELGVLTDELRDQYQIKENVNGVVVTEVTPGGPAAEKRLQPGDVIVEVGQREVQTPEEVAQRVAEIAKSGRKSVLLLVSNAQGEPRFLGLRIETDAVPKQ